TACTGCTTGTATGATAGCTGATCTTTTAACTAAATATTTAATGcccaaaattttcaaagagcatGTAAAAGTTATGGATACTTATCATTaggatatttaatttataatagacACTCATTTTGAGATCTCTTAATAGTTTAATGACTGctattatttctattttattattctttgtaTACATTATGGTTgacttttatcaaaattaaagtaAACAAAAATATCATTCATATGACATAATAGTGGGACCATTATCATAAGCATTATGATTTTTAATATCCTATGTACTCCATTATATAAGATTGGGTTAAGTAAATTATTGATGTCATGATACACGAAAAGGAGTATGTCAATTAAGATGTATAACTACCATGATCTATATTAATGGTTTTTGTTTAATCAAAGTATAAAGCATAATTCAAGGAACAGAtaattggataattttttttcaaaatgagtgCACACTCATCGATtcgatttcaaaattttgattcaagattgttgttttaaaaaattaaaatatttttatttttaaaaataaaatattcttttgaaaaatcaaagagttatttttaaataataatattgatCAAGTGGGAGAATATTGGATTTGAATCCTAATGTGACCTAATTATCACTTAATCAGATTTAACTCTTTGAGTTAGCCACATGTATTGAATCAATTATAgtgaatctaattaattaaagagATCTATTCCTAATAAAACTAAAACTGAAGTTCAACTCTAATTAAGTATAGTCTTTTGATGGGACAAGATAAGCAGGTATAAATATAGAGATAGTTTGATCCTTTTTTCCAACTCTCAGAAGGATGTGAACAATTTTCATTGATCATCGACGTTAAGGAGGAGGGTGAGGAGTGAGAAGATCAGATGCCTCACATGAGAAGATCAGATACACTGCGGACTACGTGATCGTTGCATTGGATAAATGATGGCACAAGGTATGATTTTATTTATGGGTTTCTGATTTTTATATGAATATTGAAGCACGATCCAGAcataaaagattaaaattatcTAACACAATATGTCCAAGACGCAACAGCTGCCAACATTAGTGCCACGAGTTGTGCTTACTTGTTGAAATTTTTAACTCTCCAATCAAAGCAAAGACTTTTAAAGGAGTGGTGATTCGGAAGAACACCCAACAGCTGACACAAAAGTTTCTTGCACGATTTTGGCTGTTCTTTCTTGCACGATGAGCTCCTAATTTTGGCAGTTAGAACCTTCAGGCAATTTTTCTTCATGTTCCTTGTATGACTTCCTTATCTCTAGAGGTGTGAAGTGGTCTATGGccaagttgatttggaaagtaaaCTACCTTTCAAAGTCAAATGTTTGTTGTGGCTAGCACTTTCAAATAAACTGGATACTAGGgagcttctttaaaaaaaattgggcaAAAATGTTAGTGGCTATATTTTGTGTGCTGGTTATATTGAATCTTTGGATCATCTATTCATTAATTACACCTTTTCTTCCCAAATTTGGTATTGGGTCTATGATAGGCTGAATGTTCCTCCTGTGCCCTCCTCTTTATCTCAAGTCTGCTCTATTTGGTGTAAACACCATTTCAATTCTTTCAATCCTATCTTCATGCTAGTGGCATCTATTGCTTCTAGCTATTGGGAAGAAAGAAATTCaagaatatttctaaaaaaaagctCGAGTGAAAAGGATGTATTCAGAAAAGTGATGTATCGATTTCAAGAATGGATCATTCTCTATAAAACATCTGAGCTACCTGCTGCAACTTCTCTAATCAggaatttattaaaaaagagaGTTCCTGATGCTAACCTCTGTTGTTAATAATTTGCAAgctcctttttatttattttacattGCCCTTCTTGCTTCTTCAGTTAATGCTAGTAAAAGAAGCTTACTCTTAGTCTGAATTTTCTATAATTTGGATGGATCTTTTTCTTCTAGGTTATATCATTCAATTTTTGCTTACACAGCTGAACATATTACCTACTCTAAATACATCTATTGGGGTGGGAGACAAAGATGAAACTCTGCTCTGCAGTGGTATTTTTCAGAGCACCCATTGCCGCAATTGTTTGAACAGTTACTACTTTTTGAGtctcatctcttggattttttggtTTTCTCACTTCCAGATGGATTCAACTAAGTCTCTTCCTTGTCTCATTTTGGGTCTTTTATTTCTGAACAGCTTTATTATTTCTACATTTTGTAATTCGCTAGGATATATTACCTTGTAATCTCTCTTTGAAAATTCCTAAACTTTTTTACTCTAAATAAAATTGGTGAGTAGTTTGGTTCTCCTACTACTCTCCAcacctctcaaaaaaaaaaaaaaaaattgtttattGCTCTAGTACTGTACTGTGTAGATTGTATTTCTTTGGTTATATAAATCATTTTTCCTTTgcacccaaaaaagaaaaacaacaggATCACTATAGATGTTAGACACAGATGCTTCTTTTTTTTCAGCTGTCATCTAGAAATGAAGTTTTTATTGTAAGTTTTAAAGAAAGCTGCTCAAAATGATTTCGTAACTACTCTCTCTTTCCAACTAACAGCAAATTCTTACTCTATATATTGATAAAGCAGAGTTTTATTTTCATTCGATGTGCCTTTAAAAACATAGTTTTGTCGTGGTAATTTCAGTTCGAGCTTTTTCCATTAATCCTAAGCAGTCATTCAAAAGCGAGTGAAAGGTAGTACAAGAAAGCTCATTTCATAAAAGAACAGAGCGTGAAGCATGAATCCCATGCATTTGCATTTATACATTTTGCTTATAGTATCAACAAGCAAATGATAATCATGATCATCATTTGCTCGTGATATCCAAATGTAATTCTTTTGTTGGAAAATGAATAAAAAGTTAAAAGAAAGGTTCTTTCTATGCATTTTCTCTCTTGAATCTGCCATTAGACATCCTATCTAATGTACGTTCAGTCTGCAGCCAAAGTATAATATATATGAGGAGGATGACAAGTGGTAGTATATGTAATATAAGCTGGGCCTCATGCTGCTTCTGCTATACGAGTTAGCACCGACTTCGGAGCGGCGTGTCACCTTTGGGATGAAGTTCATCTAAGTTCCTTGGCAAGGAGGGCCTCCAAACTTAATTCTTTCAAGAAAGAAGATTCTATGGCTAGTTATTACAAGTCATGAATCTTCGTTCTTCAAAGATTAATCTTCGGAAGCCCTACTTGCCAAGTAAATTCTGGTGAACTTTATATAGCCATGGAATGGAAAGATTTATTTTTGGAAGCCCTCCTTGCCAAGGAACTTCTGATGAACTTTATCCCAAGGTGAGATGCTGTCCTGAAGTTCCCCGAGGAACTTAATATGTACTTATCCCAAGGATGAGATGCTGTCCCGACGTTGAATCTTTATAAATTTTAGGGGAAGTTTCGCACTTCCTCCATTCTTGCCTCGAAGAAAATGGAAAATTCCATGTCTGTAGCTGAAGGAAGGAAAGCATCAGCTTTGTTTTTTTCCTCTAATGACGGAAAGCATCAGAACTGAGCTCTGTTCCGGAGAGAGAAAGCCTTCttactcttcctcttcctcttggcTCCTCCATTTGACCATATTGTCTAAAACCTTATTCCTGTTCGGAAGAGTGAGGGAAGGAGAGATGGCTGATTCTCTGCTTTCGAGTATTGCTTCGGATGTGGTTTCGGATGTCGTGTCTCGGCTCGCCAACCTTCTCATAGATGAAGTTGTTTCCTTGGTTGGTGTGCGTGGTCAGATCCAAAGGGTGAAAACGCAACTCCACTTTTTGCAAGGCTTCCTCAAAGATGCGGATTCCAGAAGGAagagagatgcaagaatgcagaGCTGGATTATTGCGGTAAGAGATGTAGCCTATGAAATGGAAGACGTCATAGACACCATCAACTACATGGGCGAAAGGCGACACCAAAGGAGAGGCGGCATGGGCTCCATTTCAAGGTACTCTCACAAACCTTGCGAATTGATCACCCTACATAAAATTGGttctgaaattaaaaaaatagaggagaagatcGGTGATATCGATAAGATCAGAGCCACGTGTGGTATTGTTGACCTGGGTGAAAGTGGGGTTGAGAAGAGAAGTGATTGGGATGATAATCTGCAAAAATTGCGACAATTTCCTGGTCATTTCTTTGACGACACTGATGTCATAGGCTTCGATGAGGATAAGAACAAATTAGTGAAACTTTTGATTGATCCGGAGAACAAAAACCGCAGCGTAATTTCCATTGTGGGTATGGGTGGTCTTGGCAAGACCACCCTTGCAAGGAAAGTCTATAATGCGAATGAAATGAAACAACATTTTGATACATATGTTTGGTTGACTATCTCACAGAAATTCGATGTTGACGCAATATTAAAGGATATCGTGAAAAAGAGTATTTCAAGCGTTACAAAAGAAGAATTAGAGAAGATGAATGAAGAGGAGCTGAAAGAGACGCTATATAACTTTTTTAAAGACACGAGGTATTTTGTTGTAATGGATGACGTATGGGAAGATCTAGTTTGGGAAAGAATATGCCAAGTCTTTCCTAATCGAAACAATGGAAGTAGAGTAGTCCTCACCACCCGTAATATTGAAGTTGCAAAGTCTATCGACCCATCTATTGATCCATATGAATTGCATTTTCTGGAAGATGCAGAGAGTTGGGAACTTTTTCGCAGGAAGGCTTTTCCAAACCAAGATATCCCCGATGAGTTGCAAGGTGTGGGTCGGAACCTTGCAAAGAAGTGCGGTGGTCTACCTCTTGCACTGGTTGTGTTGGGAGGATTTATGGCAAGCAAACAACGTAGTTATCATGCATGGTCTGAAGTAGATAAGAACATCGAATGGGAATTCATGGACAAAGGCAAAAGATGCCTAGATATATTGGCTCTAAGTTACGATAGTTTGCCCCATCAGTTGAAATCATGCTTTCTGTATATTGCTGCTTTTCCGGAAGACTCCATTATTTCAGCATCGAAACTAGTAAGATTATGGACTGCTGAGGGCTTCATACCACAAAGAGCAAACCACACGTTAGAGAAAACTGCAAGGAATTGTTTGGATGAGCTGGTGCAGAGGTGCATGCTCCAGGTTGTCCAGAGAAGCATGGCTCGTGGATGGGTTAAGAGCATACGCATCCATGATATGTTGCGTGACGTTGGCCTATCGGAAGTCAGAAAGGACGGATTTCTCCATGTTTGCAGTGGTGATGACGTGGCAGTATCTAATGATGATAAGAGTCATCGTGCGGCTTTCCACAACCGTATAAATGATGAGGTTGCTGTTTCCTCGCCACATCTCCGCACTTTGATGGGCTTCAATTTAGTTTTGAAAGGTGGTACTGCTGCGGGAAGATTTTTGAAAGGGTTAAACTTACTGAGGGTGCTGGATTTGGAGGGCGCAAAAGATCTGGAGGAGTTACCGAAACAGATCGGCAACATGATTCATCTACGATATCTGGGACTGAGAAACACTGATTTGAAGAGGTTGCCATCCTCCATAGGACGTCTCCTGAATCTGCTGACTTTGGATGTGAGAGATACACAAATTTTATGGCTTCCGAAATCATTGTGGAAAATCCGGACGCTAAGGCATGTGTATATTAATTTTCTCATGTTTCCAAGCGCACCAATTAGTGGTGATCACAAGAACTTGCAGACTCTGAAAATCACATACATTCAAGGTTATGCGCATGTTATGCATATCATCTGTTTATTAGGCTCAAAATTCATCAAAAATTGGGTTACTTCACCAGGCTTTACTAAAGAAGCGATATCCGACACATATGAAAGAATGCTTAGAAAATCATTCGAAAAATCATTCGGGAAATCACTCGAGAAAATGGGCAGCTTCATCTTCCTGACTCTGAGTGTGCATGGGCCGATCCCTGGGAACGTCCTTTTCGCTCAAGCACCAAACCTGCACCACCTCCGTTCATTGAATCTGAATGGACAGTTGTTACTCGAACAGCAGCAGCTCCCAGACAGCACTCGGTTCCCACCAAACCTCACCAAGCTCATATTAACAAAATGTCGTTTGGAGCGAGACCCAATGCCGGTGCTGGAGAAGCTGCCAAACCTCATGCTTCTTAGATTGGGATGGGATGCATATCTTGGGACGAGCATGTCGTGTTCTTCTCGTGGCTTTCCTCGACTGCAACACTTGATGTTAGACTTTCTTGCATATTTAGAGGAATGGACGGTGCAGAATGGGGCGATGCCCGGCCTCACCCATTTAACTATCGATGCGTGCGGTAACTTGAAGATGCTTCCTGAGGGATTGCAACACGTGACCACCCTTCGGGAACTGAAGCTTATGTTCATGCCCGCTGACTTCGTCGACAAGATCAGAAATGAGGATAGGTACAAGGTCCAACACATCTCCTCCGTTATTTTTCAATATAAGCGGTGACATAATAGCAGCAATAACCCTGTAAGTCACTCCCTCTCTCCTTCATTTCCTCTGTTATTTCAATCCTTTGAGATTCTACAAATGGAATGAACTTCTTACATGATTGAATACACTCACATGCCACATGTTTGACATAATGTCATGCAGAGTATTAGGttttatttctctctaattttgagCATTCTAATCGCTGAAATTCTGATTGAGTTGTAGCACTTCTAACGGGGAAGTTAAGAAATCttattgtaaaatttcttttccttctctagcTTGTGAAGAACAGAGCATTGAACTCAACCAAGTACTGCTGATCTTACTGGATATTGATCTTTACTATTTCTGGTTGTTTTTTGTTAAATGCAAATAGTTAGATGACGGGATGGGATAACAAAATCCACCTCTTATAACACCTCATGCACTAAAACACTGATAACACCATTAATTAACCTGTACATATATAATATGATGCTTTAATCCTCAAGTGCTTGTATGTATGCACTCTGTTGGTCCCCGTGCTACAAACTCTAGCTTTATCAGCTCTCTTGGCAAGTGTCACAGAAAATTAAAAAACTAAAAGAGCTCTACTTTGTACTTTTTTTGTTGTTTTCCTTGTTTAAATTTGCCATTTTGCATCACGTTAATTGCACATGTGATAGTTCATTTCATGGGCTTGCATGTGATTAGACGAAACAAATGCTATAATATGAGGTCTTGTCATCGACATCTCGAAGAATAGCGTTCATGTGGAAGccattaaaataggttttataaCAAGCATGCATTTCTTAATCTCAGTATCAGACATAAGCAGTTCTTCTTGTCACTACATTTTAACCATTACTGCCTGGCAAAAGGCTTCTGATAGAACGTGGGACCATATCATTAACCTTCCTAAgccagaatttttgtttcttttctccaCCCAAGATGAGAAAAACTCCCATGCAGTTcacaaaataaatttaatgaatACAAAGGAAAGGAGTCGGCGAAGAACACtgagaaaggaaggaaaaaaaaaaaggaaagaaaacagACATGGAGAGACTCAAGAAATGTACTTTGAACAACTGGTGACAATGATCGCCATTACTGCTGGTTGTGATCCTATGACTTCTTTATCAAAACTTTTGTTTCCGTCAaaaggtggcaacccatcaaTTCAACAATTGAAAGTTGGTACGTTTCTTGTGATTACATAAATGAGACAGCGACATGCACTATTTATCAGGTTGCTTTGAATTTTTAACATTCAAACAGTGATTTATCCATCtagattctttttctttttttaattttcagttcATTGGTACAAATCTTCTTTTATGAATCATAACTTTGTAATTCCAAATATAATTCTAGCTAATAATTTGTTATTAGTACTATAGCAATTTAAACGCACCCTTCTTTTAGAATCCACAACATGGAAAATATGAATGTCCATGAATGCGTCTTGGTTCTCACCTGTTCTGGAGTTTTTCGTCCATTCGACGTATCAAGAGATTTAATTCTGTTTCCTTCTAGATGGCTGGGTTTTTATATTATATGCCAAAATTTCCTCCATGTCTATTGCCAAAGGTTGCATATGTTTTGCAAACTACATTAAAAAATCCAGCAATTAACTTTATCATTTCCATCTAAATAAATAACCAATATGCTGTTTCCCTTGCAGGATGCAAGTGATGAGGTTTCCTGGATTTCTTGAATATGTACATGGAGACATTTCTGGCTATTTCTTATGGAACCATCAAACCGTTGATTGTATTAGTTCTTCATTTCATTTTCACATCATATGTTTCTTTAGATTTGATGGAGTTATTAATTGTCTGTAATATtgtcacgtcccgaacccaaTATCCGGaccggatacgtgatggccgcacactccttagagcaagccctaaagaatatgcaaggccaatttaaatcgttacaaccttaacatctataacaattaatttcaataataattcataaaatcttgaataattacaaattaaatttcttcaattctttgatcagatactatgacactctatttatccttctgctcacccgtaaatctaagtcatagccaatcataagcatcctgtaactctgagaagaaaaaaaagatgaaggagtgtgagctttacagtccagtaagaattttcatatcacactgatatagtaatatagtctgaaaataaggataagcagtaaaatataaaatctcatgttcaatgttcagaataatgcaaacattcataaattttctgtcttgtcaaactagatgcatcatcatatgttaacaggtgaaacacttttattcaacgattatttcatgtcttatctttcatttctctttttataatcacatgatttttaacagtttttttccggctctggactatccaaatctatacctcagtcatcatccgaatcgaatccacttaaaaagtctttcaagactgttccAGGATGAGCTCCTAGCCGGCTGTCCCACATACGAAAATCCGTGAGAGGCTgacccaggcataagctcctggcgggctgtcccagacatgagctcctggccggctgatccacctataagccagtgggggctgtcccaggcataagctcctggcggactgttccacatgacaagattagtccatatcatatatctctttcttttcattaaatcattatgtgttgatttcatcaaatcaattctgacttgcattatgatcaattcagatatgtcatattcatataatcatgccatcaatctctgatacatatatatatattgacatacatactcatgctcaaaatcaaataacagtatctcaggtataataaattcatcgatctcaaatctgatgatacaaaaccaacgatgcaagaccaacagtaaaatagcatatatataatagtgatcatgtatagggattcttatctttatcggtgactgatccaagcacagaaatcaatgttcttctttgatttatgaatttttttaacaaaatatttcactcgatatcatttgcagacaatcatctcttcgtaactctgatcaaatataaagatcatatatggagaaaattatcgataatcgatcctaataacacagatcgaggacctttcttaggattaaccaaaattaggacttgtctatgtttttggatcctccactgatccataagacttccagaaagagaaaattcatgaagagagaaaattttagagagagaaagtagagagagaaagtggagagagaaatcttcgtatccttcagatgaggcaatcatggtcaagaCCATTAgagatcctatcagggtgacttaaaatgaatcaagtgttacaattttgaataggatcgaactgggatcagatctaccgcacgaattttggagcaacctcagatcatcttattttcatctcaattttatcctagggtccgtgatgaaatcagagagagaggaagactctagagagacaaaatccataaaaagagaaaaaaattagagagagaaaataaggagagatctaaagagagaaactggagagagaaggtagagagaggagagagagaaaatttttctctcttcttcttcttattattttattttattttatttttatttttatttttcttctttttttttctttttttttctttttcctttttcttttcttttctcttcttcttcttctttcttcttcttttcttttcccgtgggttcatttgggccaaaacaggggaccgtgaggtcccctcgttggttggccggccggcggcgcagccgatACGGAGATGGTCGGCAGTCGAAGGAGAGATGGTCCGAcggcaagaggcggccaaaccagtggtcggcggtgaccaccggcgacggaaaagcggcaaaaagaaaaattctttcacaacaaaatccgacgactccggtcgccgacgagcatgcatatcggcacgggaaggaaggggaaggagagaggaagatgagggtccggtctcggggatgggacgccgcaaccggcggtgccagtggccgaaaaagagaggaatatggcccggccgaacagagcaaaacaggggtcatcttgttcatggattttccgacgatctcgAAGGCCGGCGAgagtgcacgaagccatggaaaggatgggaaggaagagaggaaagaggagaagggcttacctctgactccggtgaggtctccggcgagtatttgagatgaacacgatgatgacatccgcggcttcaatgAAATATttcgaaaaaaataaaaggagaaatcCGGTGCTCGTCGTGGCCAACCTTAGAGGAAAGGAGAGGAGGT
Above is a genomic segment from Elaeis guineensis isolate ETL-2024a chromosome 1, EG11, whole genome shotgun sequence containing:
- the LOC105040071 gene encoding putative disease resistance RPP13-like protein 3, with translation MTESIRTELCSGERKPSYSSSSSWLLHLTILSKTLFLFGRVREGEMADSLLSSIASDVVSDVVSRLANLLIDEVVSLVGVRGQIQRVKTQLHFLQGFLKDADSRRKRDARMQSWIIAVRDVAYEMEDVIDTINYMGERRHQRRGGMGSISRYSHKPCELITLHKIGSEIKKIEEKIGDIDKIRATCGIVDLGESGVEKRSDWDDNLQKLRQFPGHFFDDTDVIGFDEDKNKLVKLLIDPENKNRSVISIVGMGGLGKTTLARKVYNANEMKQHFDTYVWLTISQKFDVDAILKDIVKKSISSVTKEELEKMNEEELKETLYNFFKDTRYFVVMDDVWEDLVWERICQVFPNRNNGSRVVLTTRNIEVAKSIDPSIDPYELHFLEDAESWELFRRKAFPNQDIPDELQGVGRNLAKKCGGLPLALVVLGGFMASKQRSYHAWSEVDKNIEWEFMDKGKRCLDILALSYDSLPHQLKSCFLYIAAFPEDSIISASKLVRLWTAEGFIPQRANHTLEKTARNCLDELVQRCMLQVVQRSMARGWVKSIRIHDMLRDVGLSEVRKDGFLHVCSGDDVAVSNDDKSHRAAFHNRINDEVAVSSPHLRTLMGFNLVLKGGTAAGRFLKGLNLLRVLDLEGAKDLEELPKQIGNMIHLRYLGLRNTDLKRLPSSIGRLLNLLTLDVRDTQILWLPKSLWKIRTLRHVYINFLMFPSAPISGDHKNLQTLKITYIQGYAHVMHIICLLGSKFIKNWVTSPGFTKEAISDTYERMLRKSFEKSFGKSLEKMGSFIFLTLSVHGPIPGNVLFAQAPNLHHLRSLNLNGQLLLEQQQLPDSTRFPPNLTKLILTKCRLERDPMPVLEKLPNLMLLRLGWDAYLGTSMSCSSRGFPRLQHLMLDFLAYLEEWTVQNGAMPGLTHLTIDACGNLKMLPEGLQHVTTLRELKLMFMPADFVDKIRNEDRYKVQHISSVIFQYKR